From the Fusobacterium ulcerans ATCC 49185 genome, the window AACTAAAAAAAGATACATTGAAGTAAACTATTGACAGAAACGCATTATTGTAGTATAATTTTCGAGAATTTAATATCAGGAGGGTAATAATGCTGAAAGAAGGAATGAGCTTAACACTTGAAAAAATAGTAAATGAAAATGAAACAGCAGCTAAAATTGCATCAGGAGCTTTAAATGTTTTTGCAACACCAATACTTATAGCATTTATGGAAAATACCTCATTTGAGTTGGTACAAAAAGAACTTTCAGCAGGAGAAACAACAGTAGGAATATCAGTAAATATAAAACATTTAAAGGCTAATCTTGTAGGAGATAAAATTAGATGTATATCTATTCTTGAAAAAATTGATGGGAAGAAACTTGAATTTTCTGTAAAAGTGTATCATAAGGACACTTTAGTTGGAGAAGGAAAGCATGAGAGATTTATAGTAAATGAAGAAAAATTTTTAAATAAATTAAAGGGGTAGTCTCAGTACTATCCTTTTTTTAAGGAAAAATAAAGTTTTAAATAATATATTTTAAAAGGGGGAAAAATGGAAAATAGTATGGAAAAAATAGGAAGTAAAACAAAACTCTTATTAGGAGCGCAGCATGTTCTTGCAATGTTTGGGGCAACAGTTTTAGTTCCTTTTTTAACTGGGTTAAATCCTTCAATTGCACTTATAGCAGCAGGAGCTGGGACATTGATATTTCACTTTTGCACTAAAAGGATAGTTCCAGTATTTTTGGGATCGTCTTTTGCCTTTATAGGTGCTTTAAGTTTGGTATTGAAAGAAGAAGGAATAGGAGCTGTAAAAGGTGGAGTTATAGCTGCAGGATTTATTTATTTAATAATGGCTTATTTAGTAAAAGTTTTTGGTGTAGAAAAAATTAAATCTTTTTTTCCACCAGTAGTAACAGGGCCAATTATAATGGTAATAGGACTTAGAATGAGTCCAGTAGCTCTAAATATGGCAGGATATGCAAATGGAAAGTTTGAACCAAAAAGTTTAATAATAGCTTTGGTAGTTATTATTTCTATGATTAGTATAACAATAATGAAGAAATCATTTTTTAGACTTGTTCCCATTTTAATATCTGTAACATTGGGATATATAGTAGCTATGTGTATGGGGCTTGTAAGTTTTGAACCTATTGCACAGGCAAACTGGCTGGGACTCTCAGCTGAAGCTGCTGCTGATCTTTTCACACTTCCAGCTTTTTCTTTAAGTGCGATACTTGCAATAGCTCCTATAGCTTTGGTAGTTTTTATTGAGCATATCGGAGATATTACAACAAATGGTGCTGTTGTAGGAAAGGATTTCTTTAAAGATCCTGGAATACATAGAACACTTATGGGAGATGGCGTTGCTACAATTGTGGCAGGACTTCTAGGTGGGCCAGCAAATACTACTTATGGAGAGAATACAGGAGTTTTAGCAGTAACTAAAGTTTATGATCCTTCAATTTTAAGAATAGCAGCATGTTATGCAATTATCTTAGGACTTTTAGGAAAATTTGGAGTTATTCTTCAAACTATACCTGCTCCAGTGATGGGGGGAGTTTCAATAATATTATTTGGAATGATATCTGCAGTAGGAGCAAGAACATTAGTGGATGCAGGATTAGATTTTTCTAATTCAAGAAATCTTATTATAGCATCATTGATATTTGTGTTTGGAATAGCAGTAGATAATATTGTTATATGGAAAACAGTTTCTCTTTCAGGACTTGCTCTTGCAGCTCTTGCAGGAGTGATTTTAAATAAAGTTCTTCCACTAGATAGAGAAGTGACAATAAATAAGAAAATAGATTAGTTAAAATAAATCCATTGATTAAAGAATTTTGGTTAGTGGATTTTTTTAATTTCCAAGTTAAAAAAACAATTTTTGATTTTAAATTTAGAAATTTAGATTATAATAGGAGAAAAAAACGAAAAGAATTAAATACTTATTTAGGTTGGAAAAAATTAAAATGAGATGGTATAATTAGAGCAGTAGAGAAAATATTGAAAAGTAAAAGTTGTGAATTTATGAGCATTGAATAGTAACTTAGAAGTTTTTAAATAAAGTATACTTAAATCTAAATGGAATAAGTTTAAAAAATTGAATAGTAACTTAGAAGTTTTTAAATTCTGGTAATACCTCTTTACAATATGCTTCAATTAATATTGAATAGTAACTTAGAAGTTTTTAAATATAAACTAAGGCTTGAATGGTCGGAAGCCGAAACAGATTGAATAGTAACTTAGAAGTTTTTAAATAAAATAAAAGAAGCCGCTTTGTAATTTTCGGCTTCATTGAATAATAATTTAGAAGTTTTTAATTATATATTGTAGCATTTGAAAAAAGAAAATAAAATATCAAATAAATTCTATTTTAGATTAATGTAGATAGTATAGATGCCTTAGAAACTATTCCCATAAGCTCTCCATTATCAATAACTGCAATAGGGAATTTAGTATTTGCAGCAATAGGAAGAATATCGTTTATTAGTGCATCCGAAGATGTAGTTGGAATTTCATTGAATATATAATCAGAAAGAAATCCATTTTCATTTCTACATTTAAGAGCATTGTCAATTGTTATTATTCCCAAAAATTTCATATGATTATCTATAACATAAGCACTTGAAACTCTGTTGCTTTTCATTTCACGAATAGCAATACCTGCACCTTCTTTCAAACGAATTATACAAGAAGGATTAAACATTATCTGCTTTACACTTATAACTTTAGTTTTATCAGCACTGTCAATGAATTGACGGACATAATCATCAGCTGGATTAGCTGACATATTTTCTGGTGTGTCTAACTGAATAAGTCTTGAATCTTTCATAATGGCAACTTTATCACCAAGTTTAAAAGCTTCATTTATATCATGAGTAATAAATACTATTGTTTTCTTTAGTTTTTTTTGTATTGATAATAGTTCAAACTGCATATCGCTACGAACTAATGGATCAAGAGCTGAAAATGGTTCATCCATAAGAAGTATTTCAGGATCGTTAGCCAAAGCTCTGGCAATTCCAACTCTTTGTTTCATTCCACCAGAAAGACTATTGATATTTGTATGTTCTAGTCCTTCAAGACCTACCATTTTTAATACTTCCATAGCTTTTTTTTCTCTTTCTTCTTTTGAAATACCTTTGATTTCAAGACCGTATTCAATATTACTTATGACATCCCTATGAGACATCAAACCAAAATTTTGGAATACCATTGAAATTTTATTTCTTCTAAAATCTATAAGCTCTTTTTGAGAAAATTTTCCAATATCTTTACCATCAAATAGGATAGTACCAGATGTTGGATTATGAAGTCTGTTTAAACAACGAATAACTGTAGATTTACCAGAGCCAGAAAGACCAATAATAACAAAGATTTCTCCTTGTTTTACATCAAAAGACATATCCCAGATAGCAGAAGTTACACCAGTTTTTTTAAAAACCTCATTTTTTTCTGCTCCAGATTTGAGCATTTTTACTGCTTCATTTTTATTAAGTCCATAAAGTTTTGTTAAATTTTTTACACTTAAAATATATTTTTCATCATGTGCATCATTCTCTATATTTTTGTTCATTATTTTTTCTTCACCTCGCTTCTATTGATCCATGCCTGAGTGATACGGTCCATTAGAATAGCTACTATAACAACAGCAGTTCCTGCAACAAGACCACGGCCTATCTCAATACGATTTACCCCTATAAGGACTTCCATACCTAGACCACTAGCACCAATCATTGAACATGTAACAACCATAGCCATAGCCATCATCAATGTCTGGTTTACACCAGTCATGATGGTAGGAAGAGCTTGAGGTATTTGTACTTTCCATAATGTCTGAAATTTTGTAGAACCAAATGCTCTTGCAGCTTCAACCACTTCTTTATCTACTTGTCTGATACCATGACTTGTAAGTCGGATAACAGGAACTATAGCATATATTGTAGTAGCAATAACTGCTGGAGCTTTTCCAAGTCCAAAGAAAAGAACTGCTGGAATAAGATAGACAAAGACAGGCATTGTCTGCATTGTATCAAGTATAGGTCTTACAAAACTGTTTATTTTCTCATTACCAGAAATTAATATTCCTATTGGGAATCCAAGCAAAAGAGATATAAATACAGCAGCAAGAACAATAGAAAGTGTATCATTCATTAAATCCCAAAGTCCAATTACTCCTATGAAAAAAAGCATACAGCTATAAAGTATTCCATTTCTTAATTTACCTGTAAGTCTCCATCCAGCAATGAATACAAGAAAAACAAGTACCCACCAAGGAATAAAATTAAGTATGGTCAATATACCACCTATCAATCCATTTAAAATATTTTTTATAACATTAAAAAATCCACTAAATTGAATACTAAAATTTTTAACAGTTTTATCAATAAGAGCAACATCTATATTCAATTTGAAGGGGAAATTAAAAATCCAATCCATAATGTCCTCCTGTTATTAATTTAAAGCTTTTCTTACAGCTGCTGCTTTATCAGCATCCAGCCATTGATCGATTAAGTTATCATTGTTTTTCAGAAGCCATTTAGCAGTAGCATTGTAGTTATCTCCAGTTTCCTGCATATGTGCTAAAGCTTCAGATGTCAATTTACTTGAAGTATGATATTTGCTAAGAAAAGCAGCAATTTCTGGAGATTTTTCTTTAAATTTATTACTTGCACCAATAGTTACTTTTACAGATGGACAAGCAGTTTTCCCTTCAAGAAATGCTTCAGCATTATATGGCTCATCTTCTAAAAGGACAAAATCATATTTACCTAACAACCAAGTTGGTTCCCAGTAATAGCCTACAATTGGTTCTTTCTTTTCATATGCTGCTGTAAAAGCAGCAGATAAGGCAGCATCTGAACCTGGTCTGAAATATACAAAATCCTTATCTAAACCATAAGCTTCATATTTTTTATACATAATATTATCTATTTCCCAACCTGGAATAGCACCATAAATACGTCCTTTTTCAGGATTTTCACTATCTTTGAAAAGTTCTTTGTATTTAGGCAGATCTTTTACAGATTTAAGATCAGGAGCCATAGTTTCTATTACATATTTAGGAACATATATTCCTTGTCTGTTATCATCAAAGTTAACCCCTAATTCTTGAAAAAGTCCAGCTTTTAGATCTGGGTAATAGCTAGGAATATTGTCAGTCCACTCTTCCATATGTATATCTATCTCACCACTTTTAATTGCTTCATGCAAAATAGGCGTAGAACCAGGAACTTCACTCCAAGTATATCCAAATGCGTTTTCTATAATAAAACCTGCAACAGCATTGTGAACTTTATTACTGTCCCATCCTGCATCTGCAAAACGTACCTCTTTTTTATCACTTCCACCACATCCTAAGAATACTAATGTAAGAAAACCAGTGAAAATAAAAGTAAGTATTTTTTTCTTCATATAAAACCTCCTCTTGTGAATTAAAACTTATATTAATTTATTATTCGACTATAAACAAAAAATTCTTTTTTTAAAAGTAACAACTTTATTTTATAACTAAGTTGTTACTTTTGTCAAGATTTTTTTGTAAAAGTATGCTATAATAAAAAAGTATATGATTAGTAATAATAGGGGGTAAAGACTATAAAAAAGATATTTGTAATTGGATTTTTAGCTGCACTCATAGGTGCAAAATTTTATTTTCAAAATGAAGGAAAGGGAAAAGAAAATCATAATAATGAAGATATAAAAATAGAAAAACAAGAAGAGAAAGAAGGAGAAAAAATGGAAAAGAAAATTTTAAAAAGGGAAGATATAGATAAAAAATATAAATGGAATTTAGAAGAATATTATCCAAATTGGGAAGCATGGAACAGAGAACTTGAGCAAACAAAAGAATTAATGAAAAAAGTTCCGGAATATAAAGGGAAAATAAAATATAGTTCTGAAAAATTTACAGAAATGATTCAATTGGAAGAAAAAATAGGCAGAACAATAGAAAAATTGTATATATATCCATATATGTTGAAAGACATTAATTCAAAAGATGAAATAGCTTCTATAAAATTACAGGAAATAATGGCAATACTTACAGAATATTCTGTGGCTACTTCTTGGATGACACCTGAAATATTGGAAATATCAAAAGAAACAATGGAAAAATGGATAGAAAAAAATCAAATTTTACAAGAACATAAATTTAGTTTGATGGAAATATATAGATTACAAGGGCATGTATTAGATGAAGGAAAAGAAAAACTCTTATCTTATTATGGGCAATATATGGGAGCTCCAGATGATATATATGGAGAACTTTCTATTTCAGATATAAAATGGAATGAAGTAGAGCTTTCAGATGGTTATAAAGGACCAGTGACTAATGGTATTTATTCAAAAGTTTTATCTACTAACAGAAATCAAGAAGATAGAAAAAAAGCTTTTGAAGCTTTATATGGATCATATGATGCTAATAAAAATACTTATGGAGCTATATATAGATCACTTCTTCAAAGAGATGTAGCTTCATCAAAAGCTAGAAATTATAATTCTACACTAGATAAGGCTCTTGAACCTAAAAATGTGCCATCTGAAGTATTTGAAACACTTTTGAAATCAGCAATAGATAATAATGCACCACTTCAAAGATATGTAAAACTTAGACAAAAAGCTTTAGGATTAGAAAATTACCATTATTATGATAATAGTATCAATATTGTTGATTATAATAAAGAATTTTCATATGATACAGCAAGAGAGATGGTATTAAATTCAATAGCTCCATTAGGAAAAGACTATAGTGAAAAAATGAATAAAGCTCTTAGTGAAGGTTGGATAGATGTATATGAAACTGAGAACAAAAGAAGTGGAGCTTATTCAATTGGAATTTATGATGTTCATCCATATATGCTTTTAAATTATCAGTCTACTATGAATGATGTATTTACATTAGCACATGAGCTTGGACATACAATGCATACAATACTTTCTAATGAAAACCAGCCATATGCTTCTTCTAACTATACAATATTTGTAGCTGAAGTAGCATCAACATTTAATGAAAGACTTATGCTTGATTATATGATAAAAAATAGTGATGATCCAAAAGAAAAAATAGCATTACTGGAACAAGCTTTGGGAAATATAGTAGGGACTTTCTATATTCAGACTTTATTTGCTAACTATGAATA encodes:
- a CDS encoding thioesterase family protein; translated protein: MLKEGMSLTLEKIVNENETAAKIASGALNVFATPILIAFMENTSFELVQKELSAGETTVGISVNIKHLKANLVGDKIRCISILEKIDGKKLEFSVKVYHKDTLVGEGKHERFIVNEEKFLNKLKG
- a CDS encoding uracil-xanthine permease family protein — encoded protein: MEKIGSKTKLLLGAQHVLAMFGATVLVPFLTGLNPSIALIAAGAGTLIFHFCTKRIVPVFLGSSFAFIGALSLVLKEEGIGAVKGGVIAAGFIYLIMAYLVKVFGVEKIKSFFPPVVTGPIIMVIGLRMSPVALNMAGYANGKFEPKSLIIALVVIISMISITIMKKSFFRLVPILISVTLGYIVAMCMGLVSFEPIAQANWLGLSAEAAADLFTLPAFSLSAILAIAPIALVVFIEHIGDITTNGAVVGKDFFKDPGIHRTLMGDGVATIVAGLLGGPANTTYGENTGVLAVTKVYDPSILRIAACYAIILGLLGKFGVILQTIPAPVMGGVSIILFGMISAVGARTLVDAGLDFSNSRNLIIASLIFVFGIAVDNIVIWKTVSLSGLALAALAGVILNKVLPLDREVTINKKID
- a CDS encoding quaternary amine ABC transporter ATP-binding protein; amino-acid sequence: MNKNIENDAHDEKYILSVKNLTKLYGLNKNEAVKMLKSGAEKNEVFKKTGVTSAIWDMSFDVKQGEIFVIIGLSGSGKSTVIRCLNRLHNPTSGTILFDGKDIGKFSQKELIDFRRNKISMVFQNFGLMSHRDVISNIEYGLEIKGISKEEREKKAMEVLKMVGLEGLEHTNINSLSGGMKQRVGIARALANDPEILLMDEPFSALDPLVRSDMQFELLSIQKKLKKTIVFITHDINEAFKLGDKVAIMKDSRLIQLDTPENMSANPADDYVRQFIDSADKTKVISVKQIMFNPSCIIRLKEGAGIAIREMKSNRVSSAYVIDNHMKFLGIITIDNALKCRNENGFLSDYIFNEIPTTSSDALINDILPIAANTKFPIAVIDNGELMGIVSKASILSTLI
- a CDS encoding ABC transporter permease; translation: MDWIFNFPFKLNIDVALIDKTVKNFSIQFSGFFNVIKNILNGLIGGILTILNFIPWWVLVFLVFIAGWRLTGKLRNGILYSCMLFFIGVIGLWDLMNDTLSIVLAAVFISLLLGFPIGILISGNEKINSFVRPILDTMQTMPVFVYLIPAVLFFGLGKAPAVIATTIYAIVPVIRLTSHGIRQVDKEVVEAARAFGSTKFQTLWKVQIPQALPTIMTGVNQTLMMAMAMVVTCSMIGASGLGMEVLIGVNRIEIGRGLVAGTAVVIVAILMDRITQAWINRSEVKKK
- a CDS encoding ABC transporter substrate-binding protein: MKKKILTFIFTGFLTLVFLGCGGSDKKEVRFADAGWDSNKVHNAVAGFIIENAFGYTWSEVPGSTPILHEAIKSGEIDIHMEEWTDNIPSYYPDLKAGLFQELGVNFDDNRQGIYVPKYVIETMAPDLKSVKDLPKYKELFKDSENPEKGRIYGAIPGWEIDNIMYKKYEAYGLDKDFVYFRPGSDAALSAAFTAAYEKKEPIVGYYWEPTWLLGKYDFVLLEDEPYNAEAFLEGKTACPSVKVTIGASNKFKEKSPEIAAFLSKYHTSSKLTSEALAHMQETGDNYNATAKWLLKNNDNLIDQWLDADKAAAVRKALN
- the pepF gene encoding oligoendopeptidase F — encoded protein: MLKREDIDKKYKWNLEEYYPNWEAWNRELEQTKELMKKVPEYKGKIKYSSEKFTEMIQLEEKIGRTIEKLYIYPYMLKDINSKDEIASIKLQEIMAILTEYSVATSWMTPEILEISKETMEKWIEKNQILQEHKFSLMEIYRLQGHVLDEGKEKLLSYYGQYMGAPDDIYGELSISDIKWNEVELSDGYKGPVTNGIYSKVLSTNRNQEDRKKAFEALYGSYDANKNTYGAIYRSLLQRDVASSKARNYNSTLDKALEPKNVPSEVFETLLKSAIDNNAPLQRYVKLRQKALGLENYHYYDNSINIVDYNKEFSYDTAREMVLNSIAPLGKDYSEKMNKALSEGWIDVYETENKRSGAYSIGIYDVHPYMLLNYQSTMNDVFTLAHELGHTMHTILSNENQPYASSNYTIFVAEVASTFNERLMLDYMIKNSDDPKEKIALLEQALGNIVGTFYIQTLFANYEYQAHKLVEEGKAVTPDVLSGIMNNLFKQYFGETLTMDELQKIVWARIPHFYNSPYYVYQYATSFASSANLYDRITNEKYKIEERGAATSAYLELLKSGGNDHPMNQLKKAGVDLEKEESFHAVAKEFDRLLDQLESELEKLENNK